The Maniola jurtina chromosome 13, ilManJurt1.1, whole genome shotgun sequence genomic interval tttatagtCAGGATATTCAGATAtgagtaagtacataaattcactccaaaatcggttcattagtttaggagctacgatgccacagacagatacatagatacacacgtcaaacttataacacccctctttttgggtcgggggttaaaaaatagagcGTGCCATAGACCATTGTTTGTTTTTGCCAATACCTGTCATAAAAGTTTAAGTGGTATAAAACTATTTCAGCTGCAAATCAGAGAAGTGGTCAAGTTTGAGCCAGACACCCCTGCCATTGCCTCTGACACCATCAGAAGTTCTATCGCCGGAGCAACATGAAAGTAATGTATGTTTTGGCATTTTCATATTATGTGTGCATAATTTAATTCATGTACGATTAGTGAGTGCACTTAAAAACGTAATCATTTTGAGCATGCCTCCTTTTCAACAAATGTATTTCTGAATggctagaaaaaaaaagacaataATACAGCTCTGTCACTCTGTTTCTTGTGGCTTGATCTCCAGTGGGTACCGAATTTCATAGTAAGCATTGAAGTACATTGTAATGAATAAGTtgtaaatgaatatttttttcttccaGCTTAACTACCGGCTCCATACGTTGAGCTCGATCGCGAGCTCCATAGCGCCACAGAATGTACCCCCGAGTACACCACACAACCACATTCAAACCATACAGAAACCGGGTACTCCACACAGCAGTACACCACACAGCAGTACTTCACACAGCAGTACACCGCACGGCAGTACACCGCACGGCAGTACACCGCACGGCAGTTCACCGCACGGCAGTACACCGCACGCTAGTACGCCACACAACCAAACACAGACTATACAAAAACCGAGGAAACAGGACGCGATCATGCAAACAGATCCAGTGAACTCAGAAGAAGACGACCAGCAGAACAGTTTCAGCGAATCAGAAAAGTCGTACAACGGATCATACGGCCAGTACAGCGAGGCGAAGAAATACGAGATGCCAAAAGACTTCTCCAAAACCACAGAAGATTACATACCCCAGACTAACGAGGAATATAACAAGGAAGCGGAAAAGTACGCTTTAGAAAGGAAATCCCACAACGGCTACGACAAAATGGATTACCCGAAACAAGTCGTCGAAAATGGATACCAGAAAGCGGCAGATGTGTACACTTTCACCGAGAAAGAGTACCAGAGACCTGAGCCGTACAGTTACTCTTCGTCCTATCAAGACAGCGTGGAGATATTGAGGAATCAACAGCACAATTTGCAGATCCTACAGGAGCAACACAGGATCACGGAGAATCAGAATTTTTTTAACGAAAGCCATATAAAGCAGGAAATAGATTTTGGCAATGAAGAGGACAAATTTCTGTACGAACGGAGTAAGGAGCAGATTGGTGAGTGTCTTAATTAGCTACTACATGATGCATgtggcttcgtccgcgtggatttaggttttaaaaatcccgagggagcttttcgattttccgggataaaaagtagcctatatgttaatccagggtataatctatttccattccaaacagccaaatccgtctagtagtttttgtgtgattgagtaacaaacatccaaacatccacactttcacatttataatattagtaggattagtaggatttagattaaaattaaaaacacatgataataataaacaagAGGATGGCAAATAAATTAACGATGAACAAAATATActtctttataaaaaatacaaaattacggGTATCCGCCAAGTATCttctttttataattattttgacttttttaaaaCTAGTTGATGCATGACGTTTTTAGTAAGTTGaatattttcaactttatatttCCTAACAATCATCTTCATCGAAGCTAACAATGCAAAAACTTGTTTAAATATAACGAGGAAAACATAcatttatgaataaataatacgcttttagggtaccgtacgtTATGTttgaaaacggaacccttgtaaaATCACTTGTGTTGTGTgtcacttttttagggttccgtagtgaAACAAGGAATATGCAGTTCCATTCAGTCTGTCTGCCTGTGAGTCACGGCCATTTTAGAAAGGAACTATCAGAGCTGTAAAGTTGTGTGACGCACATAGACGCACGTACCTATTGttcacgacaggtcgacatggcaatcaaAGTATGAGGCGTGGAGATGCCCCGCGCACCTGCACGTCACgggggtgtgtggggcgtcctcACCCTGATCGCCATGTCGATCTGACGCGTACTTACACATTCAgactgaaaataaaaacaggccaagtgcgagtcagactcgcgcactgagggttccgtactcgggtaattttcagacattttgcacgataaatcaaaaactattatgcttaaaaataaataaaaatccattttagaatgtacaggcaaagccctttcatatgataccccacttggtatagtttcttactttggaaattaaaacacatttaaattattttttctgtgatgtaaccacaaattcacggttttcagatttattcctttacttgtgctataagacctacctacctgccaaatttcatgtttctaggtcaacgggaagtactctataggttttcttgacagacacgacggacggacggacggacagacagacaacaaagtgatcctataagggttccgtttttcctttaacctacgtacggaaccctaaaaatggcacAGCCTCTAGAGTGAGACATGGTTGAAGAGTTATATTGCATGCCACTCCATGGCAGATTGTAGTTACTGTAGCCATAAGCATAACATCTATAGTACTCCTCAAtctatgcaaataaatgaaatgaaattgaaagTCATCCCTGCTGCCTAGCCTTGAGTCATAAAACAGTTCATGTCAGCGTGTTTAGTCAGTACAGATTTCCTGTCATGTGCATTATCCTTATGATCGCTGTATAAATTatgtgaataaattaaaatgtgataatGGTGTTAATCAATTTTAGCGTGACATATCAATATGAGCTGTGAAAAATTACAAGAgctggtttatttttattttttaatatctgaaattaaaatgatggagataataaaaatgcgTTTTTCGATTCGAATTTTTTGTCAGAATCGCATAATGATTGTAACACAAAACGATCGAGTGGCGTTGTATTGCTCTTATACCCCTCAAAAcgaatatctatacatataataaaattgtagaaaagtggtgtctgtacaatggaaatatataaaaaaaagtagcaggggttgttattatatcgatgccgaacccgaaattgtaattaattttttttgtctgtttgtctgtgtgtttgtgcacgctaatatcagaaacggcttatttgacttagatacggttttcactaatatattgtagtaagcttcacttaacacttagtgtttatttcatgtcaatcggttcataaataaaaaagttatgtcaatttaaagaatcacggcgaacatttttaacgtacagagtatatgctgcccgaaaagtcactattccacgcgaacgaagtcgcgggcacagctagtaactaatatcGCTGGTTTACTGCAATTCAAGAAATCGTACAACAGGTGCACTTTATAGCAACTTTCATAGTTGAAGACGATAGTTCATAGTTTTAGTTCTATATCGTCAAGACGAGTTCCACTCATagaaatggtttttttttgcagttaatCAACGCTTATGTACACTTTAAAAGGTCTGCATTTATTAACATCCAAATCATTATcaccaaaatattataattggtGAAATATGGATCAGTCAGTGAAAGGCTAGGGCTTTTTCTATACtcagactagcgacccgccccggcttcgcatacTAATATGgtgttatatttcaaaagaatacaCCAGCgttttcgatgaaagctctcagCCGGCTTTGATATCttccgacatcttgaacaattcacgtcatatttcaacaaattaacaca includes:
- the LOC123870717 gene encoding uncharacterized protein LOC123870717 isoform X1; the encoded protein is MGYYCTVPQCTSLAGKTKNVKFHRFPRDVTMADKWNNILKRGKPYTKYSKVCSLHFTQADYNATTMGKNKGQWKTLSKDAIPSQNLPKLNPDGTVMVIRKSRTVKYRESKKEDQSISCKSEKWSSLSQTPLPLPLTPSEVLSPEQHESNLNYRLHTLSSIASSIAPQNVPPSTPHNHIQTIQKPGTPHSSTPHSSTSHSSTPHGSTPHGSTPHGSSPHGSTPHASTPHNQTQTIQKPRKQDAIMQTDPVNSEEDDQQNSFSESEKSYNGSYGQYSEAKKYEMPKDFSKTTEDYIPQTNEEYNKEAEKYALERKSHNGYDKMDYPKQVVENGYQKAADVYTFTEKEYQRPEPYSYSSSYQDSVEILRNQQHNLQILQEQHRITENQNFFNESHIKQEIDFGNEEDKFLYERSKEQIDAGTMYESQRRALEQQRLMDQIQHQVKQEEPESLTGRENVMQPQGSPYYSNAPSNVTGGYYDQLSRPGPELLIAKQNALAAHTQLWQNMKRPFYYSEGAHYNTPQLLQRYEDLSRILQ
- the LOC123870717 gene encoding uncharacterized protein LOC123870717 isoform X2: MGYYCTVPQCTSLAGKTKNVKFHRFPRDVTMADKWNNILKRGKPYTKYSKVCSLHFTQADYNATTMGQWKTLSKDAIPSQNLPKLNPDGTVMVIRKSRTVKYRESKKEDQSISCKSEKWSSLSQTPLPLPLTPSEVLSPEQHESNLNYRLHTLSSIASSIAPQNVPPSTPHNHIQTIQKPGTPHSSTPHSSTSHSSTPHGSTPHGSTPHGSSPHGSTPHASTPHNQTQTIQKPRKQDAIMQTDPVNSEEDDQQNSFSESEKSYNGSYGQYSEAKKYEMPKDFSKTTEDYIPQTNEEYNKEAEKYALERKSHNGYDKMDYPKQVVENGYQKAADVYTFTEKEYQRPEPYSYSSSYQDSVEILRNQQHNLQILQEQHRITENQNFFNESHIKQEIDFGNEEDKFLYERSKEQIDAGTMYESQRRALEQQRLMDQIQHQVKQEEPESLTGRENVMQPQGSPYYSNAPSNVTGGYYDQLSRPGPELLIAKQNALAAHTQLWQNMKRPFYYSEGAHYNTPQLLQRYEDLSRILQ